The Bacillus sp. Bos-x628 genome segment ATCGCATACTTTATCTTCGCACTCAGGCTTTTCTTTAGCATCAACAATAAATGAACCTACTTCATCATTTGCCTTATCATATATTCCCCAAATTTTTTTGTCCTTGTTTCCATTTAAATAACCATTAATTGAAATGCCCCCCATTGGGTTTACCTCATAATCATTAGTATAATCAATTCGTTCGATATCATTATAGTTTGTTTTAATAAAGTCAGTCATTCTTTTTTTAGCCAAGGAATACAATTCTTCTTTTTTAGTTTCTTGGGCTTCTGTTTTTTTGTCGTGTTGTTCCTTCATAAATATCCCTCCAAGTGTTATAATAACCAGAGTTATAAGGATAATTATGTATTTTTTCATAAAACCATCCTTTCTGTCTTACATTTTACATGAGAGAAGGGGCATTGTACATGAATACAAAGACTGACATACCTAATTT includes the following:
- a CDS encoding DUF1433 domain-containing protein, with translation MKKYIIILITLVIITLGGIFMKEQHDKKTEAQETKKEELYSLAKKRMTDFIKTNYNDIERIDYTNDYEVNPMGGISINGYLNGNKDKKIWGIYDKANDEVGSFIVDAKEKPECEDKVCDY